From the genome of Lampris incognitus isolate fLamInc1 chromosome 17, fLamInc1.hap2, whole genome shotgun sequence:
ATGTTGCTCAGAGAAGAACCAGTTCTGAGGTTTTATGACCCGGCGAGACCCATAAAGAACTGGTGGATGTGACCTTGGTATTATATATccatattttatttcatcatATATATTGCATTGTGAATCAACTTCAACAAGCAAAGGTAGGGGAATGTTACTAAAATGTTCCCTATTCATTTGTGTATACTtgcacttcttgcatcctcaagGGTAATGGCCTGTGCACACCATGTCCGAATTTTTCCATCTGATTATTTTGCACACCAAAAAAGATAAATCAACATGGCCTAATGTTTAGTACATGAAGTTTACCCACCAACTCCGACAAAGCCGTCCATCATAAATGTTTGATTTTCCGCATCCATCAAAAAGCTCAATGGGCAAAACATGAGGTCACGTTTTTTTGGACTCGGTGTTCAAAGGCTGTAATTGGtccaaaaaataagaaaaaggttTCTGCCGCCCTCTATGCCTTCAAACCTTAAGAGGAATGGTCTTACAATATTTACCTGATGGTATAAAGTCATAAATTTTGTGTCACAATATGCCAGTTTGGCCTCGATGGTCGACAGCGGTGCTGAGGCAAGATGAATTCAGATCCAGGATAAATACATGGATGGAGACTTCTGCGATGGTAACCACTTTCCAGCCCTGCTTCCCGAGGCCGACTGTTATTGTATTTCATTCAAATAGCAATTTGATCATTGGCGTACACTTATAAAGTGTTTGAGAGGCATCAAGTAATTGTTGAGGCATTTTTATTGTATGGGCCATTTATTAGTCTATAACGAGGTTAACTCTCATCTGTTTCTATAattacaaccctctgtgtgtcacTTGAGATTAAGCTAAGCTAATTGGAGACAGATTGTCTCAGGCTCACCCTATGGCAGGATTACTCGCCGGTTCATTTTATTGCCTGCCTTCCCTTTGGGTCTCACAATGATGACATCATACTCTGGTTACATCAAGGGTGAATCGCAACTACTATTGAGGTTGTGGGAAGCTGCAAAGTCGTAGAGGGCGAACATTACGAGAGATACGGTTTCCCACTGATTACAGATTTGGGATTTTTGTTTGGTGTTCATTGTTCAAAGTGGGATTAAGTGTTACAGTATCAACTTTTACATTTGACTTAAACCTGAAGCTTTAACGGTGACGTTAATGTACATCGGTGAAGCGCTATGCTTGCTTTGGGATTGAGCCGAGGGGGCCATCGGCCAGCGATCCTGACAAACCTATTGCTCCCTCCAACCCCCCCAACTACTCGACCCTTGTCTCCATTGCCTCCCCTTTGTCCCATCTCAtttacacagtacacacacacacacccattcattcctaggcccaatgtagtatggccgattcacctgaactacatgtctttggactgtgggaggaaaccggagcacccggaggaaatccatgcagacacggggagaacatgcaaactccacacagaggacgacccaggacgacccccaaggttggactaccccagggctcaaacccaggaccttcttgttgtgaggcgaccgcgctaaccactgtgccaccgtgccgccgataACCACATAGATATTCATATCTCACATACATCTTCACCATGACCGTGTTGTGTTTGTATAACCTGCAGATGCATTTCACGCCCATTATCATTTGTATTGTCACTTTCACGTAAGGCTAAAAAGGAAAATAAGAAGCACGAAAAAGCACTTACAGAACCTACCGCTACTACTGCTGCCATTGccaacaatattaataataacacatatatatatgaaatttTCCAGGAAAATGTGAAGCGtgctgcaaaaagaaaaagaagaagaacagaaTGACCATATCAGCTATCAGCCATAATGATGGGAAGGCTTGGCGTCTTGGTCTACTAAGGCTGACTTAGTAAAACTCAGATACCACACTCAATTAAAAGTACCATTACAGCATAATGAATGCAAACACAACACATCATCTAACTGCAACCCTGTGTATTTGTGCCTTTAGCGGCGTCTCGGATAAAAAGAGTTTTCTACCCTCTTAAGGCAGGCTGTGTGAAAGCGTCGAAATCCCTGATCGTAAAACGAATGATGACCTTCGGGAGAGCAGAACGATGTTTATCTCTACACGGAACAAACAAAGCAATCCCGACACTGTCATCATCATATTTCTCAAATAGCACATGACTCAGTTGGTTTAGCACGCCAAAAACATCCTCCCATAGACTCACTCGCGGCAGCTTTCAGCGGTAGAGTCAAAGCATTGCCGGATGGAccgataaaaaacaaaaaaaggcatTTCTGAGAGTGAAGCAGCTCTGTGAACCTCAGGCTGTGTCGGCGGGGCGGTGTGACAGGTCTGTATTAGTCAGGGGAACAGCAAGCAAGCCAAATCCGTTCAGGACTTAGATAAACACAGGGGAATGGCTCTGCCCCTGCCGTGCCAGTTTTCCAAAACATTCCCGACTAACTATCACTCATCTCTCTTCGCAACCAAAGCTTTCCCCGTGTTTTGAATTATAAGGCCTAAAACACGGGTTCACGGAGACGGCGGAGTACGCCAGGTCACCGTGCAAAGTGCCTGCAATAAATTCTGGTGCATTCACGGTGCAGTGTGGTTTGTTCCACGTGTCTTATCCGAAGCGAGACAAGATCGGGTCCCGTTGGCACCGTTTAATTCCTTTCCTAAACCTTCACTTATCCAAGGAACATTTTCTCAGCGTGCATGAGCTTTTTTAACAAGGCGCAATGGGATTTGTGGGGATAAAACTTTGTTAAGGAATTGACTGTAACCACCGAACCACCGCTCATAACGTCCTAAAAACTCATATCCTAGTCTTTTCCTGTTATTTACTGGGCAGCGCCGTTGGAGGTGTTTCACTGAAGTGCCTTGCTCATGTGCATCTCAGCAGTGGTTGCTGGTAGACTTCTCTCACCTGGTCTCCATCCAGACTTTGGCAGCTAAtctgtgatttcacccaataaccccgtggtggtggtggtagggcaATTAACCAGAAATGTATCGAAACCGACATTGAGAACCTCTCACTGACTTAATCTTGCTCATGTCGGTTAATCCGGTTAATAATTTCCCCAATGTGTGCGTTCATGAActactcctttaaaaaaaaaaaccactacgTCCTGTTCAGTCATGTGCCGCCGCCCCGTCCAACTAACGGTAGTCCGAGTTCACTCAAAGCCATCTGGCGGCGTGGACGACACGAGCGCTGACAGTGAGCCAACAAGTAGGCCTCAACCTGAGCAGCTCACACCTGAACAGAACGCCGTGTCGGTCACTTGGACACATTCTGGCTTCAGTCAAGATGACACAGGACAAAAAGAAGTCAATGTAAACACTGCGGACAAACAAGTTCAGCGACCAGAGGTACCACCGCCACCTTGTTTAACCACTTGGAACTCAATCACATCACCGAATATGAAGAATATGAAGGCTGCATGGCTgtaaaaaagagagacagaccgacaaaCGCCGAAGTGCTTCCACAAAGCAGCGGTCGCTAACACAAGCGTTTCCAGACGCCACACAACATGCAAAGGATTCACGATGGAAAGAAATAACTGATGCCAGTGCACATTACATCGCGAAGGACACGGCTCCTATAGCTGCTGTGGAACACGGTGGGTTTAAACATGTCGTTAAAACCTCTCGACAAAAGAGACGCTGGGCCACCGTGAAAATATTTTCCCCCACACAGCGGTGTCCAACATGTACacaacatgtggtgagaaggtggCTGCTGGCCTACAATCTGTTGGGTGCTTGGCAGCCACATGTGATCGCTGGTCAGGTAGGACGATGCAGCCATACTTGAACCTTACGCTGCACTACACCGACGATGACTGGAACCTGCGATTTCAACTGATTTTGATTTCAACTGTTCGAAATATTCAATAAATAGTCATAAATAGatcatctgtgtgtgtttccttagattatttaaaaataacaaacataagATATGCTTCATTAGAAAAAAGTATCCCAGTAGTTCAGCATATTTACAGTACAGACCTGGTCAGAGAACTATGAGGGcagtgcaaaaaacaaaacaacaacatatcAAATAAAAGTAAAAGAAGTAAAAGTTTGAAATAATTGTGATATTGATTTGAagtcatatcgcccagccctacatGGTGGTAGGCTCAATTTATCCATTTTAGATAGCCAGATAcacaagatagacagacagatagagagacagacagacagacagacagacagacagacagacagacagacagacagacagacagatggatggacagatgggcagacagacagacagacagatagctagacagacagatggaaggacagacaaacagatggaaggacagacagacagatggacggacagacagatggaaggacagatagacagatggaaggacagacagacagacagacagacagacagacagacagacagacagacagacagacagacagacagacagacagacagatagaaagagacagatggacggagagatgggcagacagacagacagacagacagacagacagacagacagacagacagacagacagacagatatatagacagacaagacagatggaAGGacagaacacaacatccattggacGTTTttcgtcttgggagagatccctcctctgtcgctctccctgaggtttcttccaattttttctccccgttaaaattgttttgtttgttttgtttttagggcgttgttcctaATCTGATGCAGGGGTCAAATGACAGGAAGtgagttgctgtaaagccccctgagacacatttgcaatttgtgatattgggctatacaaataaaattgacttgacttgacttgacagacagacagacagacagacagacagacagatagacagatagacagatagatagatagatagatagacagactccacatgtatgggaggaggcatgtggtagtctgcagccctccccggatcagcagagggggtggagcagcgaccgggacggctcggaaaatagggtaattagccaagtacaataggggagaaaggggggggggggttgccgctGTAACACAAGGACTGGGGGGTAAATATTACACTCGGCTGTTACGATCCTTTGACACCAGCTAACAAGTGACAGACAACCGCAGGAAAGGGAAACGGGTTGTAAAGCGCCGTCTCTGTCAGCATCTGCAGAGATAGAAGGGGTCAGGAAGGAAGGAAATATGAGGTGAAAGAATAGACGTCCTCGCCGACAGGTGGGTAAACGACACTTCTGCAGAATCAGGTACGAGAGAGAATATGCGTCGACTCTGTCTGACTTGTGCCGTCTGTGCTGCCGCCTTTTTTCTATTGGTcatttttgtttgcttgttttttttttcccttccttccATCCCTCCCTTGCTTGCTTCCCCGGCCTCTCTCACACATGCCGAGAtgtgggcgcacacacacacatgtacagcacacacacatacagtacacacttgTGTAAACGCTCACACTCTTCTCACATTCCAAATCATGAGATGTAATCTTAACTGCTATGTTCGGTACCCGACTCAAATTAGGTCAGTCAGGTCCATTTCCTCCCCCGTGACCTGCCGTATCAACCCGAGCCCTGCTCGACGCGGCGGGAGGAAACGGTTGTGCTTAATAAGCCACGCTGCAGCGCCACAAGGCATACCAGAAAAATAAATATATGAATCAAAAAATACTGGAACATTCTGAGACCAACAAGCTTCCCAATGAGAGAGCCGAGGTGGGAGACGCGGGTGTGAGGAGGGGGGCGATCTGGGGGACCGTTTAGCCTGCACTGAGTTCACCTTACAGCGAGCTGATAAGAGGGCCGAGTTGGCACTACTGAGGTGGATTGTTTCCGCGGCGATCAGACGCCGAGCTCCCACACACAATGTAAACGCTGCTGCGGTGTTGAGCGCGCTCCGACATCACGGCCACCATGAAGGTGCGCGTGCTGCAAGGCTTCCCGTGCGATGATCTGGACTGCAGTGCCCGAGACGCTCCACGCTGCAAGATCGCAACGTCCACGGGGACCTCGAAAAAAGACCTTTGCAGATTTCAAGGTACAGTTGGATCGTTTCACCGTGGTAAATGCAAACACAGCACACTgtctgtgtgtaggggggggggttgctggctGGCGCTCTAGCGCTGGCAAGCTATCAAAGTGTTTGATCTGAGAAACACATCAGGCTAAATATAGCCGGGTTGTAGCTAACCAGCTTCTGAGGTGTGACGCGTGTGATACAATATATGCGGGGCAGTCATGTGCTAGTTAGtgctagtgtgtttgtgtgtgtgcgtgtgtgtgcgtattaTATCAAGTGTAACGATGCGTCGTCTATTTCAAGCCAAGGTTTGGAATATGGGTCAGGAATACTTGCCACTGGCGCTAAAGGTCAAAGGTTACTTCTGCATCCTGCCTCCACCTTTTTCCCCGCACTGTATTAAACTATTGACTCCACATCAGGTGTTGTCAAATGtcagtgttttcttttcttttctgcatGGCATGAATTGAgttatgactgctgggagaggctgcagcatccccgcaaccctgagagcagggtaagcagtttggataatggacggatggatggatggacggatggatggatggatggatggatagatggatggacggacggatggatggatgggtggatggatagatggatggatggacagatggatggatgggtggatggatgaattgtAATTTCTTCTGCACCATTACGGGGTCTCTGTGTCATATGATTTTTGTGTTGTATTTGTTATAAAGCATGTTTTATTTCACTACTTTTCAAGTTTTGAGGCATTCACTGTGGATTTTTCTTGTAATTTATCGCCGCAAACCATGTTAAATGTTTGGGGCAACGCAACAGTTTTACCGAAATTATTCGAAGATGGTGCACCTAATAACATGTTGGCAACCACGACTGTCTGGTTTGTGGCGCATAGAGAACCTCGTTATATTAGCAGTAACAAAGATTGATGGATCAGTTAATGGATGTTCAATACAATTCGAGTGGCAGCATCAGGCAGCAGAGTTATCTCTTCTCCTCATTTACTTCCAAGTAAGCAAGTAAGACCGAGGTTTGTTTGCCCATCAGATGCCACAAGGCCTTCCGTATAAAATGCTATCCAAAATGATTAAATTTTGGCACTGAAGGAGTTTAGTTCTGACGTGAAGAGActttgtgtgtcttcagtactAATGCAGAATACATGCTGGTGCATGAAAGGGAATTTTTTATTCTGGATACCTAAATAAGTTTCTAGTACGAGCTGAGGTTTACCATTTCCACGGTTAAATGCAAAAGCAGTGAACAAAGCTGCATAACATTCTCCCCGTTTGTACTCATGTTTctgcaactttttttttgcaaagttgCAAAAAGTTATTTTTGCAacttaataataaaaataacttgTTTTTGCAAGAGTTATtttttgcaacaacaaaaaaactttaATAAGAAATAATATCTTTAATAATGGCCTTAGTGCAGTATTTTAACGTGCAGAAAGGTACATTATTTATACTTAGAAGGGCGAACCGATGCAAAACATAAACTTGATTGCATTTCCATTACTGCTGTAACATCAGGGGTTAGAGCCCTTGTCATGTATTTCCTACACAGCAGTGCTCTGTACATAATACCTTTTACATAAGTTCATACAGTTTCATTCAGAGGAATAAGGCTATTGAGTAGTATATGTCTTATTTTGGTTATTTCTTGCACGAATAGAAAAAAAggggcactgcactgcactgcactagcACGCCCTCATACAGGCCTGTGTTCAGGGCCGTAACCTGCTGCAGCTGAATGCCAGTTGCTTAGAAACACATGAAAACAATCCCTAAAacaggacctgtgtgtgtgtgtgtccctgcagAGCTGTGAGCCGCCCGCGGAGACGACACGCAAAACAAACGCAAACAAAAGCAAACAGCAAGTCTTGCCTCTCTACGTGCTGGTTTTTAATTACAAGTGTCTTGCGGGGCATCTTGATGTATAATTCACAGGGTGCAGAGGTGGTGGGCGACTTGCGCGACAGTAGTCGTGGAGCCTGAAGACGAGCGGACGGACTCGGATGCCGGTAAGAAATCAAAGAGCACGTTTTCTCACGTCACAGTTTTCCTCGTGGTTTATTATATCCTTTCTCGTTCCTCAAGCAAATCAAGGGAAAGGACCTGCTCGGTTCCCCCCTCTGCTGAGGTACGGTGTTGGCGTATGTTTATCCAACCGAAGACTTGGTACAAAGCTTTACACTTCCGATTACACTCCGGTTTGTGTGTTGAGTGAATAAACTTTCAGCTAGTTTGCACTTCACGTGGACTTTACCAGACAGCACACTGGCCATATGGAAGAACAGGTTTTTAATGAGCGACTTGCACGATACTAGTAGTGTGTGTGCACTGAAAGTACAATGGTGTTGTTTCACCTGTGTAAATACATTATTATGTCATAGAGAAAACCTCGCCAAGTATTGAACTGCGCTCACGATACTCAAGTAGCGTAGGTTAAAACTGCAGAATGAAGTCATCAAATCAACTTAAGTGTTAATTTCCTTTGTAGTTTAGCGATAGCCGTAAGGACAGTGAGACACGTGTTTTACCCGAAGAAGGATAAAGTACCAAGTTGGAGTTTGTCCACACGGCTGGAGACTTATGTGTAACATAACCGTGCAAAATCTCTCCAGTTTCAACTCCCTTGTGACACTGGATTAATTAATACCCCTTTCTTGGAACACGTTCAAACTTGACCTGGTTAAGCATTAACTAAAACACCGCTGCGAACCCGTCCTTTGTCTTCCTGCATGTGGGACCCCCCAGCGACATGGCCAAGGGGAAGAAGAAAAGCGACGACAAGGCCAACGGCAGGAAGATCACCCTGAACATGGCAAAGAACTGCCTGACGATAACCATGGACGGCAAACGCCGTCTGGACCTCAGCAACAAGGGCATCTCCACCATGCCCAAGTGCATCCTGAAGCTGTGTGACATAGAGGAGCTGGACCTCAGCAGGAACTTGCTCACGAAGGTCCCCGACTTCATCGACAAGTTTGTCAACCTCCGCTTTCTGGATCTGCACAGCAACTATGTGAGTATGCACATAGGTCACCTCGCTAAAAACTCTAAAATCTGCACTGAGATTAAtatatagggcgtccgggtagcatagcggtctattccgttgcctaccaacacggggatcgctggtttgaatccctgtgttaccgctggcttggttgggcgaccctacagacacaattggccgtgtctgcgggtgggaagccggatgtgggtatgtttcctggttgctgcactagcgcctcctctctagtcggttggggtgcctgttcgggggggcggggaatagcgtgatcctctcatgcactacgtccccctggcgaaacgcctcactgtcaggtgaaaagaagcggctggtgactccacctgtatcggaggaggcatgtggtagtctgcagccctccacggatcggcagagggggtggagcagcgaccgggtcagctcggaagagtggggtaattggacaggtacaattggggagaaaaaaagaagattaatatatatatatatatatatatatatatatatattttaaatgaAATGTCTCAAGTGATGTAATCACGGTAGTCCCTCTGGTCATAATTATAATGCGTACCTGCTAAAGTAATGGGTTCGctttgcctcctctctctctccagaggAGTTTGTTGGACGAATCTCACTTGTGCTCCTTCAAGTAGGTTCAGGTATCGTCTTGTAACTAACTGGCTAGGATACAATAGACTTTCGTGTCTTTAAAGAATGACGTGTGTTGTACTACTTAAAGAAGGGGCTCGTATATAATGAGTACCACACAGACCACTACGTAAATGACTCGGTTTTCAGCCTCCGGCACTTTCCCATCTGATTAACTGCAGCCAGTTTCCACGGCTTTGCTCGTTACCTTtatgcacatacatgcatgtgtgtgcgtttatgtgtctgtgtgttttatagtgtgacCACGTGTGCCTTATGCTTACATTGACATTTTGTTTCCAGTGACACAATGAGCACGACGGAAGAAACTGGCATGTCACATTGTTGCTGTTTCGGTTTCATCTTGATCAGCGTCGTAGCAAATCAAAGCCTTTACACATCTGTAAACTGTTTAACCATGTGATCTGCCACGTGATGGCAAAAACGTATCTGTCGCAGGTGTTAACGAGATATCACGAGAAcaaattaaacaacaaaaacaaggaaCCAGAGATGCAACAAATATATTAAATAACATCACATTCGTATTTGATACAGAGTACCAAGTACAATTGTAAACAATATGAATGTAAACAAACACAGATTTGTTTACGTTCATAGTTTCACTCAGACCCCACTGACTATGGTGATGAAAGTTATTGCCTTTAAAGATGCTCAAAATTTTTAAATTCTTAATATTTAGAAGGCTCCAATGTTCACATCCGTATTTCAGTATGGCAATTTGAAGGGGGCGCTCCGGTGGCGTTGGTGTTTTTGTTATGGTACTGGGACCCACTTTGCTCAGTGGCGCTGCCCCGGCTAAAAACTCAACGGCTCATCTTtattccctgtggggaaattcattttcTATATTTGACCAATCCTGCTTCTATACAGAGCGGCGAGCGGCCACAATGCAGCACCCAGGGGACCAAAACCAGGTTTTAGGCCGGTGCCTCGGTCATGGGCAGGAGTATCTGACTCCTATAACGCGGCAGGGACAAAACCCTCAAAAACAGGGAGGGCATGCAAACTCCGGGTAGACAGGACTCATGCCGGGACTCAAACCCGGGGGGCCTCTTTCCTACAAAGTGACAGTGCTAATTACTTCCATATCAAACCAAGGATGACCAGATGGAAAAAGTCCAACTGAAGGACAAACGGCAAAATTTTGCAGGAAAACATGGCACACATTTGAGAGGTTACCAGTGCTAACAGTTTAAATAGAGAAACATGTACTTTTGTTATTTTGCTTCATAATGTGGGACGTCATCTCAAAATGTTGTGCAGTATAATGTAAAGCGGGACGACTGGTCACCCTAACCAAGCTGCCTAGTTTGTCACAGAGTtggacagcgtgtgtgtgtgtgtgttgttgtttttttctttcgtaGTTGGAGCACATCTCTGCAGCCATCGGGCGTCTGCAAAACCTGGTGACCTTGAACCTGTGCAACAACCGCCTGACGCCCCGCTCCCTCCCCAGCGAGCTGGGCCTGCTGGGGAAGCTCCACAAGCTAAACCTGGGCCTCAACCAGCTCGACACGCTGCCCACGGCCATAGGCGCCCTCAAGGAGCTGCGGCAAATCGGGCTCTTCGACAACCGGCTCACGCGCTACCCAGACTGCCTCCTCAAGCTCAGCCATCTGGAGAGGGTGAACATCCAGGGTAACCCCATCCTGCCAGAGCGCCCCCCGGACCTGGATCCCATCAGGAGGGTGGAGTGCCTCTATCTGGTCAGGGAGAGCAGGCTGTGCGGAGACTGCTTGATGAAGTGTCAGAAGGAGAGGAAAAGACTGGAGGAGATAGGAAGGGCGAAGGCAGTCAAATCCAAGCCAAAGCGGAGGTTTGCCGGGTTGGTCTCGCCCAACTCGGTGG
Proteins encoded in this window:
- the lrrc18b gene encoding leucine-rich repeat-containing protein 18, translated to MAKGKKKSDDKANGRKITLNMAKNCLTITMDGKRRLDLSNKGISTMPKCILKLCDIEELDLSRNLLTKVPDFIDKFVNLRFLDLHSNYLEHISAAIGRLQNLVTLNLCNNRLTPRSLPSELGLLGKLHKLNLGLNQLDTLPTAIGALKELRQIGLFDNRLTRYPDCLLKLSHLERVNIQGNPILPERPPDLDPIRRVECLYLVRESRLCGDCLMKCQKERKRLEEIGRAKAVKSKPKRRFAGLVSPNSVARTNQETWR